The Streptomyces sp. NL15-2K genome contains a region encoding:
- a CDS encoding MazG-like family protein, with translation MTDQATPPETSADLWAAIDDLWAWLEANRPVAGREGMLLRMLKLSEEVGEVAQAVIGATGQNPRKGVTHTWEDVQGELCDVVITALVALRTLTPDTREVFARHLARVTERSLG, from the coding sequence ATGACTGATCAGGCCACCCCTCCCGAGACCTCCGCCGACCTGTGGGCCGCCATCGACGACCTCTGGGCCTGGCTGGAGGCGAACCGCCCGGTCGCCGGCCGGGAGGGCATGCTGCTGCGCATGCTGAAGCTGTCCGAGGAGGTCGGCGAGGTCGCCCAGGCCGTGATCGGGGCGACCGGGCAGAACCCGCGCAAGGGCGTCACGCACACCTGGGAGGACGTCCAGGGCGAGCTGTGCGACGTCGTGATCACGGCCCTGGTGGCCCTGCGCACGCTCACCCCGGACACCCGCGAGGTCTTCGCCCGGCATCTGGCTCGGGTGACGGAGCGTTCGCTGGGCTAG
- a CDS encoding SCO2521 family protein has translation MGTPRDTTPTVLACGEVRTGLLPSLRPLDVRAAAQLLRLRADERVLVSQRPNLYVLSPDTLTGVDCRLPTSNGAKVRAVGTVAARAVLTEGRLLQAGAFFRAPAAGPDERQPWGHYLVRPGTLEPFGKLPGEATAQGVLTGGRRGELDLGQIAEELLSRLRRHVLVDNKPPMKSRPTRLRWAALPAADGQGPSIERFTVVDDELRTLRLRMPDGTQPDAVAGLCEDFARHDWLLTTLVGLLDNSRLGSPDGPAAVGALRPAVDHLLHLWMPGARVHRGLAPLWDVLEREPGFSRQWHTLVQRVRDQLAVQAIALPRAVSASR, from the coding sequence ATGGGGACCCCCAGGGACACGACACCGACGGTGCTCGCCTGCGGCGAAGTACGCACCGGTCTGCTGCCGTCCTTACGGCCCCTGGACGTCCGGGCCGCCGCACAACTCCTCCGGCTGCGGGCCGACGAACGCGTCCTCGTCTCGCAACGCCCCAACCTGTACGTACTGTCACCGGACACCCTCACCGGAGTGGACTGCCGGTTACCCACCTCCAACGGCGCCAAGGTCCGAGCCGTCGGCACGGTGGCCGCCCGCGCCGTACTCACCGAGGGCCGGCTCCTCCAGGCCGGCGCGTTCTTCCGCGCCCCCGCCGCCGGGCCCGACGAGCGGCAGCCCTGGGGCCACTATCTCGTCCGGCCCGGGACGCTCGAACCCTTCGGGAAACTACCCGGGGAAGCGACCGCGCAGGGCGTGCTGACGGGTGGCCGCCGCGGGGAACTCGATCTCGGACAGATCGCCGAGGAACTGCTCTCACGACTGCGGCGCCACGTACTGGTCGACAACAAGCCACCCATGAAGTCCCGTCCCACCCGCCTGCGCTGGGCCGCCCTGCCCGCGGCGGACGGCCAGGGGCCCTCGATCGAGCGTTTCACGGTCGTCGACGACGAGCTGCGGACGCTGCGGCTGAGAATGCCGGACGGCACACAGCCGGACGCCGTCGCGGGGCTGTGCGAGGACTTCGCACGGCACGACTGGCTGCTGACGACCCTCGTAGGACTGCTCGACAACAGTCGGCTCGGCTCGCCGGACGGACCGGCCGCCGTAGGGGCGCTGCGCCCCGCCGTGGACCATCTGCTGCATCTGTGGATGCCGGGAGCGCGGGTGCACCGCGGCCTGGCTCCGCTGTGGGACGTGCTGGAGCGGGAGCCGGGGTTCAGTCGGCAGTGGCACACCCTGGTCCAGCGCGTCCGGGACCAACTGGCCGTGCAGGCCATCGCGTTGCCGCGCGCCGTTTCGGCGTCGCGCTGA
- a CDS encoding SCO2522 family protein, translating into MTESVFRETTAEPRTQSVPLSHLSLELGHLYMEDFEAGPQRLRAHFERVRPWADAVRAEAAARAGGRRPRISTCFLVDDYFTRFSTPADVLPVLLAEAERAGLVIDYLARESGCAVADEIPLAQSVAGRLVESPPPGSYGLRRPPVGETGWLANGERTPTPRAPQAMKTATAWQPPRETAARRHSVFLDVELWDDDEEGNRTWSCPFLAAVWQLARLGLLRNEDEAVLPPRPHPAGEFPRDWDELAPLLQLNASAPAFTAYRTCSVLPSRFLPVEHAVRVILDQTDVHMGALRQVAERSAQEGMEVPDSVADRVSYVFYAGQ; encoded by the coding sequence ATGACGGAGTCCGTGTTCCGGGAGACCACCGCCGAGCCGCGCACCCAGTCCGTCCCGCTGTCCCATCTCTCCCTGGAACTGGGCCACTTGTACATGGAGGACTTCGAAGCCGGTCCCCAGCGGCTGCGCGCGCACTTCGAGCGGGTACGGCCCTGGGCGGACGCGGTCCGCGCCGAGGCCGCCGCCCGGGCGGGCGGCAGGCGGCCCCGGATCAGCACCTGCTTCCTCGTCGACGACTACTTCACCCGCTTCTCCACCCCCGCCGACGTCCTGCCCGTGCTGCTGGCCGAGGCCGAGCGGGCGGGGCTCGTCATCGACTACCTGGCCCGGGAATCCGGCTGCGCCGTGGCGGACGAGATCCCCCTCGCTCAGTCCGTGGCGGGCCGCCTGGTCGAATCACCGCCGCCCGGCAGCTACGGACTGCGCCGCCCGCCCGTCGGCGAGACCGGCTGGCTCGCCAACGGCGAACGCACCCCGACCCCGCGCGCCCCGCAGGCGATGAAGACCGCCACGGCCTGGCAGCCGCCCCGCGAGACCGCGGCGCGCCGCCACTCCGTCTTCCTGGACGTCGAACTGTGGGACGACGACGAGGAAGGCAACCGCACCTGGTCCTGCCCCTTCCTCGCCGCGGTCTGGCAGCTGGCCCGCCTCGGACTGCTGCGCAACGAGGACGAGGCCGTACTCCCTCCCCGGCCCCACCCCGCGGGCGAGTTCCCGCGCGACTGGGACGAGCTGGCGCCCCTGCTCCAACTCAACGCGTCCGCACCCGCGTTCACCGCCTACCGCACCTGCTCCGTACTGCCGTCCCGGTTCCTGCCCGTCGAGCACGCCGTGCGCGTCATCCTCGACCAGACCGACGTCCACATGGGCGCGTTACGCCAAGTGGCCGAGCGCTCCGCCCAGGAGGGTATGGAGGTGCCCGATTCCGTCGCCGACCGCGTCAGTTACGTCTTCTACGCCGGGCAGTGA
- a CDS encoding SCO2523 family variant P-loop protein — protein MLVFAASDKGGTGRSVTSANLAYQRAIAGDDVCYVDFDFGSPTAAVVFDVPEAMGGVQQDGLHSYLEGSAGEPVRLDVWARTQHSVLRGRPGGSGRLVLMPGDLSGGEFATDQETLRRCVDLMLRLNTEFDVIIVDLSAGRSYAMDMVLEATARSEMRGVEARWLVFHRWTRQHVTAASGLAFGPHGILRGGAAKGHDEAVLREAIRFVRAAVPGPESPLWAHASPAQSTWMQKRDEQLRRLASEHGIGDSVVLGTVPLEPILHWREQLITEDDVISTQIAGKETLEELEEIARRLTDDTYWGRS, from the coding sequence GTGCTCGTCTTCGCCGCCTCCGACAAGGGAGGCACGGGCCGATCCGTCACCAGCGCCAACCTCGCGTACCAGCGGGCGATCGCCGGTGACGACGTCTGCTACGTCGACTTCGACTTCGGCTCCCCGACGGCCGCTGTGGTCTTCGACGTTCCGGAGGCGATGGGAGGCGTCCAACAGGACGGCCTGCACTCCTACTTGGAAGGGTCGGCCGGTGAGCCGGTCCGGCTGGACGTCTGGGCCCGCACCCAGCACTCCGTACTGCGCGGCAGGCCGGGCGGCTCGGGCCGGCTCGTCCTGATGCCCGGCGACCTCAGCGGCGGCGAATTCGCCACGGACCAGGAGACCCTGCGGCGCTGCGTCGACCTCATGCTGCGGCTGAACACCGAGTTCGACGTGATCATCGTGGACCTCAGCGCCGGACGCAGCTACGCCATGGACATGGTGCTCGAAGCGACCGCGCGGTCCGAGATGCGCGGGGTCGAAGCCCGCTGGCTCGTCTTCCACCGCTGGACCCGGCAGCACGTGACCGCCGCCTCCGGACTGGCCTTCGGGCCGCACGGCATCCTGCGGGGAGGGGCGGCCAAGGGACACGACGAGGCAGTCCTCAGGGAGGCCATCCGCTTCGTACGGGCCGCGGTGCCCGGCCCCGAGTCGCCGCTGTGGGCCCACGCCTCGCCCGCCCAGTCCACCTGGATGCAAAAGCGCGACGAGCAGCTCAGGCGGCTCGCCTCCGAGCACGGAATCGGGGACAGCGTGGTGCTGGGCACCGTACCGCTGGAGCCGATCCTCCACTGGCGTGAGCAGCTCATCACCGAGGACGACGTGATCTCCACCCAGATAGCCGGCAAGGAGACGCTGGAAGAGCTGGAGGAGATCGCGCGACGGCTGACGGACGACACCTACTGGGGGCGGTCATGA
- a CDS encoding SCO2524 family protein, with the protein MQIKPRQHLLDIWQAVARHSFDNGKWNWGEQGGSSSVADAERLLCLMYPATEIPAFRLDEPDTTKRDVERALKRAGGRMEIPGNLVTVLTQFMSMHAAADESPTFGGGQYFGTLDPQRDVTQEQRELGVVDSFSMSVTLCLATLGFLKVYEEKTSRTDMKKSIARLREATSVRLTAAMVSLLRSFAVNVFDPDSPQGQRLVRLVGQGRSSERAVLQQFQRRFKPLRATITESLTLGLDVEEALQDDNQLFECGWAWSLVKDAPTVESEAKIGQPDGVADSVPYLYFTVVALDGIQDLFSDRTLTLGLLTPEQQTLAGALRLRWEITQQYWSGIARFDPERWPLEDLPWRTTGQRLESDYFSLSVAAIVVHDLVRRRATDDDLTRTVAVMERLAERGRITSRMAREDPAVQLHNPGVTLPLQGSDRMGPLLHWTMTDFSAQLLKRTIQLCELSRNITSHDRLLQLAEDILDHLWQRRIQDGEGIGLWDNVHAVYPGAPATDDQPSWSITERVTECMVAARKLYEQRPIRSPELTVMAKALLSESTHLFGYELMEHTTAGDSERGKSLRSIEIRLRRARRILDEQPGTACALTLSVLGELDTLAQARDAAAQEV; encoded by the coding sequence ATGCAGATCAAGCCACGTCAGCACCTGTTGGATATTTGGCAGGCCGTTGCCAGACACTCATTCGACAACGGCAAGTGGAACTGGGGGGAACAGGGAGGGAGCAGCAGCGTCGCGGACGCGGAGCGGCTGCTGTGCCTCATGTATCCCGCCACCGAGATTCCCGCATTCCGCCTCGACGAGCCGGACACCACCAAGCGGGACGTGGAAAGGGCACTCAAGCGGGCCGGCGGGCGCATGGAGATCCCCGGGAATCTCGTCACGGTGCTCACCCAGTTCATGAGCATGCACGCCGCGGCGGACGAGAGCCCCACCTTCGGCGGCGGCCAGTACTTCGGCACTCTGGATCCGCAGCGGGACGTCACCCAGGAACAGCGGGAACTGGGCGTCGTGGACTCGTTCAGCATGTCTGTCACCCTCTGTCTCGCCACCCTCGGATTCCTCAAGGTCTATGAGGAGAAGACGTCGCGTACGGACATGAAGAAGTCCATCGCGCGCCTTCGGGAGGCCACCAGCGTCCGGCTGACCGCCGCGATGGTCAGCCTTCTGCGGTCCTTCGCCGTGAACGTGTTCGACCCGGATTCCCCCCAGGGCCAGCGGCTGGTCCGGCTCGTCGGCCAGGGCCGGTCGTCCGAACGGGCCGTACTCCAGCAGTTCCAGCGCCGCTTCAAGCCGCTGCGCGCCACGATCACGGAGAGCCTCACGCTGGGCCTGGACGTCGAGGAGGCGCTCCAGGACGACAACCAGCTCTTCGAATGCGGCTGGGCCTGGAGCCTGGTGAAGGACGCGCCGACCGTGGAGAGCGAAGCGAAGATCGGTCAGCCCGACGGCGTCGCCGACTCCGTGCCGTATCTCTACTTCACCGTGGTCGCCCTCGACGGCATCCAGGACCTGTTCTCGGACCGCACGCTCACCCTCGGCCTGCTCACCCCCGAACAGCAGACGCTGGCCGGCGCGCTCAGGCTGCGCTGGGAGATCACCCAGCAGTACTGGTCGGGCATCGCCCGCTTCGACCCCGAGCGCTGGCCGCTGGAGGACCTCCCGTGGCGCACCACGGGACAGCGGCTGGAGTCCGACTACTTCTCGCTGTCCGTCGCGGCCATCGTCGTCCACGACCTCGTGCGGCGCCGCGCCACCGACGACGACCTCACCCGCACGGTCGCCGTCATGGAACGCCTGGCCGAACGCGGCCGTATCACCAGCCGCATGGCCCGCGAGGACCCCGCCGTCCAACTCCACAACCCGGGCGTCACCCTGCCACTGCAAGGCAGCGACCGCATGGGCCCGCTCCTGCACTGGACGATGACCGACTTCTCCGCGCAGCTGCTCAAACGGACCATCCAGCTGTGCGAGTTGTCCCGCAACATCACCTCGCACGACCGGCTGCTCCAGCTGGCGGAGGACATCCTCGACCACCTCTGGCAGCGACGTATCCAGGACGGCGAAGGCATCGGCCTGTGGGACAACGTCCACGCCGTCTACCCCGGCGCACCCGCCACCGACGACCAGCCGTCCTGGAGCATCACCGAACGCGTCACCGAGTGCATGGTCGCCGCGCGCAAGCTCTACGAGCAGCGGCCCATCCGCAGCCCCGAACTCACCGTCATGGCGAAGGCGTTGCTCAGTGAGTCCACCCACCTCTTCGGCTACGAACTGATGGAGCACACCACGGCCGGCGACAGCGAACGCGGCAAGTCGCTGCGGAGCATCGAGATCCGGCTCCGCCGCGCCCGCCGCATCCTCGACGAACAGCCCGGCACCGCCTGCGCGTTGACGCTGTCCGTCCTCGGCGAGCTGGACACCCTGGCCCAGGCCAGGGACGCCGCCGCGCAGGAGGTGTGA
- a CDS encoding SCO2525 family SAM-dependent methyltransferase, with amino-acid sequence MLNAEAPWDAFDPHAYIDHNYRYLLDADAEIVQLVGRHFSDHFRGNSHRPVLGIDVGAGANLYPALTMLPWCSEITLLERSPKNVEYLKEQKPNFHPEWDRFWKLLCEQPEYDGIDAVRRERFSGAVRVREGDLFDLGRRGLFGSRPYRRWQMGTMFFVAESLSSSHEEFRRAVECFMRALAPGAPFAAAFMEGSKGYSVGDRFFPACDVNELQVDEILEPFAGAVDYSTLGEVRPGHTGIILALGHRKSNSVASVLSGGFSKWLNPVFRHRH; translated from the coding sequence ATGCTCAACGCCGAAGCACCTTGGGACGCCTTCGACCCGCATGCGTACATTGATCACAATTACCGGTATCTGCTCGATGCTGACGCGGAGATCGTTCAGCTCGTGGGCCGGCACTTCAGTGATCATTTCCGCGGGAATTCCCATCGGCCGGTTCTGGGTATTGACGTGGGCGCGGGGGCGAACCTCTATCCGGCGCTGACCATGCTTCCCTGGTGCAGTGAGATCACCCTGCTCGAACGGTCACCGAAGAACGTCGAGTACCTGAAAGAACAGAAGCCCAACTTCCATCCGGAGTGGGACCGGTTCTGGAAGCTGTTGTGCGAGCAGCCGGAGTACGACGGGATCGACGCCGTCCGCAGAGAGCGGTTCAGCGGTGCCGTGCGGGTCCGGGAGGGTGACCTTTTCGATCTGGGGCGTCGGGGCCTGTTCGGGAGCCGGCCGTATCGGCGGTGGCAGATGGGCACCATGTTCTTCGTCGCCGAGTCGCTGTCGAGTTCCCACGAGGAGTTCCGGCGGGCGGTCGAATGCTTCATGAGAGCCCTCGCCCCAGGAGCCCCTTTCGCCGCCGCGTTCATGGAGGGTTCGAAGGGCTATTCCGTCGGCGACCGGTTCTTTCCCGCCTGTGATGTCAACGAGTTGCAAGTGGACGAAATCCTCGAACCGTTCGCGGGAGCGGTGGACTACTCGACTCTCGGCGAGGTGCGTCCCGGACACACGGGGATCATCCTGGCGCTCGGTCACCGGAAGTCGAATTCCGTTGCTTCGGTACTCTCCGGCGGCTTTTCCAAGTGGCTGAACCCGGTATTCCGGCATCGCCACTGA
- a CDS encoding GNAT family N-acetyltransferase, which translates to MPAAPKNVPEDRLPRMRNVVESDLEAIALLDQQLFTRDAYSCTVLRQFYDLYARHFLVLDDSQGIQGYVLVGTAVDKGSWVLGLGVTPDRRGRGHGRRLMREVLSCLRADGVHTVRLSVAPANVPAIDLYRSLDFALEGELHKEYFGPGGDRLIMVRHL; encoded by the coding sequence ATGCCCGCTGCACCGAAGAACGTTCCCGAGGACCGGCTCCCGCGGATGCGCAACGTGGTGGAGTCCGACCTGGAGGCCATCGCACTGCTCGACCAGCAGCTCTTCACCAGGGACGCGTACTCCTGCACCGTGCTGCGCCAGTTCTACGACCTCTACGCCAGGCACTTCCTCGTCCTCGACGACAGCCAGGGCATCCAGGGGTACGTCCTGGTCGGCACCGCGGTGGACAAGGGCAGCTGGGTGCTTGGGCTCGGCGTCACCCCGGACCGGCGCGGACGCGGCCATGGCCGGCGGCTCATGCGGGAGGTGCTGTCCTGCCTGCGCGCCGACGGCGTGCACACGGTGCGGCTGTCGGTGGCACCGGCCAATGTCCCCGCGATCGACCTGTACAGGTCTTTGGACTTCGCCCTCGAAGGGGAGCTGCACAAGGAGTACTTCGGACCGGGCGGAGACCGCTTGATCATGGTCCGTCACCTGTGA
- a CDS encoding cytochrome c oxidase assembly protein, with the protein MGSPPELTLGRLLSSWQPDVPALLLVALLAVPYGWGVLRLRRRGERWPVPRLAAFALLGLGALVVATMSALAVYDHALFWPAAIQNVLLDLIAPLGLALGDPLRLAVRALPERAAGRVRRVMTGRLVRLLTFPLVSTALVLTTELTVYFTPYFETALREGWLHDLMYLHLLLAGCLFVVPVLTREAALPKWCGHPVRAALVFVDGIIDAVPGIVVMTHGTLIAGAWYLNHAPSWAPDVHHDQQLGGGAMISIAELVALPFLLAILVQWARTERAETVTLDRRLEAELIPATPAAGPARGPDLVRPWWETENSEVARRVRQQRPER; encoded by the coding sequence ATGGGGAGTCCGCCGGAGCTCACCCTGGGACGCCTGCTCTCCTCATGGCAACCGGACGTGCCCGCGCTGCTGCTCGTCGCCCTGCTGGCCGTGCCGTACGGCTGGGGCGTACTGCGGCTCAGGCGCCGGGGTGAACGCTGGCCCGTGCCCCGTCTCGCCGCCTTCGCGCTGCTCGGGCTCGGCGCGCTCGTCGTGGCCACGATGTCCGCCCTGGCCGTCTACGACCACGCGCTGTTCTGGCCGGCCGCGATCCAGAACGTCCTGCTGGACCTGATCGCACCCCTCGGGCTGGCCCTCGGCGATCCCCTGCGGCTGGCCGTCCGTGCCCTGCCCGAGCGCGCCGCCGGCCGCGTGCGGCGGGTGATGACCGGGCGGCTGGTGCGGCTGCTCACCTTCCCGCTGGTCAGCACGGCGCTCGTGCTCACGACCGAGCTGACCGTGTACTTCACCCCGTACTTCGAAACCGCCCTGCGCGAGGGCTGGCTGCACGACCTGATGTATCTGCACCTGCTGCTCGCCGGCTGCCTGTTCGTGGTGCCGGTGCTCACCCGGGAGGCAGCGCTGCCGAAGTGGTGCGGGCATCCGGTCAGGGCGGCGCTGGTGTTCGTCGACGGCATCATCGACGCCGTGCCGGGCATCGTGGTGATGACGCACGGCACGCTCATCGCCGGGGCCTGGTACCTGAATCATGCCCCGTCCTGGGCGCCGGACGTCCACCATGACCAACAGCTCGGCGGTGGCGCGATGATCAGCATCGCCGAACTGGTGGCGCTGCCCTTCCTCCTGGCGATCCTGGTGCAGTGGGCCCGTACCGAACGCGCCGAGACCGTCACCCTGGACCGCCGCCTGGAGGCGGAGCTGATCCCGGCGACGCCCGCGGCGGGACCGGCGCGGGGCCCGGATCTCGTACGTCCGTGGTGGGAGACCGAGAACAGCGAGGTCGCCCGGCGCGTCAGGCAACAACGTCCGGAGCGTTGA
- a CDS encoding diacylglycerol kinase family protein encodes MAVDSYAADHRAQRWAARAALAAAALAVLLPLGYGGVGGVLLLVAVLAGAALTAAAVWWALTRRGPVRWAAALLAVAAPTAVVVLLATTLLWALPLSLVSWAVAVGAGRYALRSTRQHTTGMKERRTPAPRRPFIVMNPRSGDGKVAAFGLKEKAERLGARVVLLDPERHQDVVALARSAVADGADLLGVAGGDGTQALVAAVAAEHDVPFLVISAGTRNHFAMDLGLDRADPGACLDALSDGVELRVDLGFAGEHPFVNNASFGAYAAVVQDPAYRGDKIGTTWGLLPDLLTRQRGPELTARTADTTLTAPQAVLVSNNPYLTADPTGLGRRERLDSGLLGVLGVRVDSAAEAAGLLLDPEPDGLAVLTAREVTVDADSTEIEVGLDGEAALLPAPVHCRIAPAALRVRVPRDRPGVPEAPPRLDWRRLRKLAASVGRTAAPGRARAS; translated from the coding sequence ATGGCTGTGGACTCGTACGCGGCGGATCATCGCGCGCAGCGGTGGGCGGCCCGCGCCGCACTGGCCGCGGCGGCGCTCGCCGTCCTGCTCCCCCTCGGTTACGGCGGTGTGGGCGGCGTCCTGCTGCTCGTGGCCGTACTCGCCGGTGCGGCCCTCACGGCGGCCGCCGTGTGGTGGGCGCTGACCCGCCGCGGCCCCGTCCGCTGGGCGGCGGCGCTGCTCGCGGTCGCCGCCCCCACCGCCGTCGTCGTCCTGCTCGCGACCACCCTGCTGTGGGCGCTTCCGCTGTCCCTGGTGTCGTGGGCGGTGGCCGTCGGGGCGGGTCGCTACGCCCTGCGCAGCACCCGGCAGCACACCACCGGCATGAAGGAGCGCAGGACGCCCGCGCCCCGGCGCCCGTTCATCGTCATGAACCCGCGTTCCGGCGACGGCAAGGTGGCGGCGTTCGGGCTGAAGGAGAAGGCCGAACGGCTCGGGGCGCGTGTCGTCCTGCTGGACCCGGAGCGGCACCAGGACGTCGTCGCCCTGGCCCGGTCGGCCGTCGCGGACGGCGCCGACCTGCTGGGCGTCGCGGGCGGCGACGGCACCCAGGCGCTGGTCGCGGCCGTCGCCGCGGAACACGACGTGCCGTTCCTCGTCATCAGCGCCGGCACCCGCAACCACTTCGCCATGGACCTCGGCCTGGACCGCGCCGACCCGGGCGCCTGCCTCGACGCCCTCTCCGACGGCGTCGAACTCCGGGTGGACCTCGGCTTCGCCGGAGAGCACCCGTTCGTCAACAACGCCTCCTTCGGCGCGTACGCGGCCGTCGTCCAGGATCCCGCCTACCGCGGCGACAAGATCGGCACCACCTGGGGACTGCTGCCCGACCTGCTCACCCGCCAGCGCGGACCCGAACTCACCGCCCGCACCGCGGACACGACCCTCACCGCCCCGCAGGCGGTGCTGGTCAGCAACAACCCCTACCTCACGGCCGATCCGACCGGTCTCGGCCGCCGCGAGCGACTCGACTCCGGGCTGCTCGGCGTCCTGGGCGTCAGGGTGGACAGCGCGGCCGAGGCGGCCGGACTCCTGCTGGACCCGGAGCCGGACGGCCTCGCCGTCCTCACCGCCCGCGAGGTGACCGTGGACGCCGACAGCACGGAGATCGAGGTCGGCCTCGACGGTGAGGCCGCGCTCCTCCCCGCCCCGGTCCACTGCCGCATCGCCCCCGCCGCCCTGCGCGTCCGCGTCCCCCGCGACCGCCCCGGCGTGCCGGAGGCCCCGCCCCGCCTGGACTGGCGTCGGCTGCGCAAGCTGGCGGCGTCGGTGGGCCGTACGGCGGCGCCCGGACGTGCGCGGGCGTCGTGA